Genomic segment of Betaproteobacteria bacterium:
AAAGCGTGTCAAGATCGAGGCCCTGCGCGCGCAAGGCCTCGTATAGTGCGCGCAACTCACGGAACTGGGCTCGCTGGCGTTCGCCGTCGGGAGCGGGAGCCGGAATGGCCATCAGTCCTCGCAACCGGATGTTGGGGAGGCCCGCGACCTGCCGGGCGAGCGCCACGGCAGCTTGCGGCGGCACCCCGCTCTTGCTCACTTCGCCGCTGACGTTGACCTGGATGCAAACCATCAACGGTTCCAACGCCGCCGGGCGCTGTTCGGACAGGCGGCGGGCAACTTTTTCACGATCCAGGGAATGGACCCAGGCGAATTGCTCGGCGATGGGACGCGTCTTGTTGCTCTGGATGGGACCGATGAAATGCCATTCCAGCGGCAAGTCAGCGAGCGCTACGATCTTGGCCGAGGCTTCCTGCTGCTGGCTTTCGC
This window contains:
- a CDS encoding YggS family pyridoxal phosphate-dependent enzyme; the encoded protein is MSPIGSNLQAVLRRIEAAARAAGRRPDEIRLLAVSKTWPAGDIEAACRAGQRAFGESQQQEASAKIVALADLPLEWHFIGPIQSNKTRPIAEQFAWVHSLDREKVARRLSEQRPAALEPLMVCIQVNVSGEVSKSGVPPQAAVALARQVAGLPNIRLRGLMAIPAPAPDGERQRAQFRELRALYEALRAQGLDLDTLSMGMSDDLEAAILEGSTLVRVGSAIFGRRSAAVGAVT